TCCAGGAAGGGTTTGGGGTAGATAACCTGGAAACCAAGCGCCCCTTTACGCCAGAGACATTGTGCAGAATCGCTTCCCTGACCAAGCCACATACTGCCACGATGATGGCAATGCTGGTGGAGCAAGGAAAATTGAGCTTCGAAGATCGAGTAAATAAGTACATCACCGAACTTGGAGATTTGAAAGTTCAAGGTCAGGAAAAGAAGGTGCAGCCTCCTACTCTAGCCGAGTGCCTTTCACACACCACAGGTTGGGCAAGCAATGACGACCTGAAAGCAGGAAAGCTGTTGGTCAACTTCGTCGGTGACCTGGAGTCGGTAACCAAAGATCTGGCAAGCAAACAGCTATTCCAAACTCCGGGTACGAATTACGCGTATTCTCGATTGGGTTACATGACGGCGGGACGAATTGCAGAAGTCGTGACCAAAAAAAGTTACCCTGAAGTAATGAAGGAAGTTCTCTTCGACCGTATTGGAGCGAAAGATTCAACGTTTGAAATAACAGACAGTGTAGCAAAACGAATGGCTACTCCCTACGAACGAACAATGGCCGGATTTGTTGAAAGAACCGGTGAAGGTATGGGAACCGCCATTAACCCGGGCGGAAATCTGATTACCAATTTAGACGGAGTGGCGCGGCTTTTTTTGCTTCATCGAAACAGGGGGATTGTTAATGGCCAGCGCGTTGTTTCCGAAACTGTTTTGCAAAAAATGTATGTAGGCCAGCCTGGGACAGAGAAGTCAGGCGCTGGTTACGGACTTGGCTTTCGAATATTGCAAAAACGTTCAGACGGAACTTCCAGTAGAATTCAACACTCCGGAGCTTCCGGCACCATTGGCATCATAGACTTCGACCTGGACCTGATTGTGATTATTTTAACCCAGGTTCCGCAGGCTCAGACCAACAAATGGCGGCAGCCTCTGCTACAAAGCATCTACACCGTTTTTGAAAAATAGGTTGAACCGGAAAAGTAGACTTTCTCCTTTGCTTCCTGGAAACTTGAACTAGGTTGTTTTCAAGCTGCATGGATTCTCTGACCTTACCTGACATTTTAATAGTCCTCGCCTACTTCGTATCCGTTCTTTTCATAGGAATACGGTTTGGGAAAAAGGACGAAAACATTGAGGGCTATGTAGCGGGCGGGCGACAGATGCCGTGGTTGGCGGTTCTGGGATCTTTAATAGCTACTGAAATTAGCGCGGCGACTTTTCTTGGAACACCGGGAGTTGGATTTGCGGAAAACCTCGGCTACCTCCAAATGGGTTTTGGCTCATTACTGGCACGCTTCGCGATAGCATTTCTATTTTTGGGCGCCTTTTATAAACTTAAATATCTTTCTGTTTACCAATTCCTGGCCACCCGGTTTGGCGGAACCAGCCACTATACCGCAGCCAGCTTTTTTCTGATGTCGCGCTTAATGGCCTCGGCCGTTCGCCTGATGATCGCCTCTACCGGATTGTATGTAATACTTGGATTACCCTTTGGTTGGACCATGATCGGTTTCGCCTCGCTTTGCCTGATCTACGCTGGGATCGGAGGAATCAAGGCGGTTATCTGGACAGATTGCCTCCAAGTCATTGTGTTTCTCACAGCTGGACTGGTCATGTTGTTCGTTTTGCAGGACCTGGTTGGATGGGGCACGATCCTCAACATTGGAAACAAGTCGGGGAAGTTGGAAATTTTCCAATGGACTCCGCAAGCCGGGATCATGGCTGATAGCAATTGGGTGCTCCTTGCTGTTGTATTCGGGTTTATCAACACCCTCGCAATGCAAGGGACAGACCACGACTTCACCCAGCGAATGCTCACCTGCAAGAATGTGAAACAAGCACGCCGT
The genomic region above belongs to Verrucomicrobiota bacterium and contains:
- a CDS encoding serine hydrolase; the encoded protein is MKSLLLITVFIFTTLISSVETLGNPVASLPIGNWQDHGFSEDQLASIRLAFQQGIDEQFIPGGSMMIIHHGEIIIQEGFGVDNLETKRPFTPETLCRIASLTKPHTATMMAMLVEQGKLSFEDRVNKYITELGDLKVQGQEKKVQPPTLAECLSHTTGWASNDDLKAGKLLVNFVGDLESVTKDLASKQLFQTPGTNYAYSRLGYMTAGRIAEVVTKKSYPEVMKEVLFDRIGAKDSTFEITDSVAKRMATPYERTMAGFVERTGEGMGTAINPGGNLITNLDGVARLFLLHRNRGIVNGQRVVSETVLQKMYVGQPGTEKSGAGYGLGFRILQKRSDGTSSRIQHSGASGTIGIIDFDLDLIVIILTQVPQAQTNKWRQPLLQSIYTVFEK
- a CDS encoding sodium/solute symporter (Members of the Solute:Sodium Symporter (SSS), TC 2.A.21 as described in tcdb.org, catalyze solute:Na+ symport. Known solutes for members of the family include sugars, amino acids, nucleosides, inositols, vitamins, urea or anions, depending on the system.), with translation MDSLTLPDILIVLAYFVSVLFIGIRFGKKDENIEGYVAGGRQMPWLAVLGSLIATEISAATFLGTPGVGFAENLGYLQMGFGSLLARFAIAFLFLGAFYKLKYLSVYQFLATRFGGTSHYTAASFFLMSRLMASAVRLMIASTGLYVILGLPFGWTMIGFASLCLIYAGIGGIKAVIWTDCLQVIVFLTAGLVMLFVLQDLVGWGTILNIGNKSGKLEIFQWTPQAGIMADSNWVLLAVVFGFINTLAMQGTDHDFTQRMLTCKNVKQARRGIILSGFISLPVAAMFLLIGVGLFAYFQQIPDASLPTKIAEGVISVDSDKVFPHFISTVLPAGLRGLLLCGVLAAAMSSLDSAMAALSSSIVVDLLKPFLNKNETTQVWTARIFMVVVTVALVSIAWALKDGGQFIWLAFKIAGVTYSGLLGVFLVGLLSNRGADRWNLFAMITGSSFTAILLLLSEKGVIQLAWQYPMLVGVCLTFLLGIIPKAAKTQVQI